A section of the Carya illinoinensis cultivar Pawnee chromosome 12, C.illinoinensisPawnee_v1, whole genome shotgun sequence genome encodes:
- the LOC122290448 gene encoding putative disease resistance protein At4g19050 isoform X9 — protein sequence MADQQSAERSNETKSKEIATKDSGHPTESAEGNKEVASTKEIARKDSGNPTESAEGNKEVASTKEIARKYSRNPTELAEGNKEVASTKEIARKDSGNPTESAEGNKEVASTKEISRKDSINPRELAKGNKEVASTKEIARKDSGNPTELAEGNKEVTSTKEIARKDSGNPTELAEGNKEVASTKGHQLLPREFVTELAEGNKEVASTKEIARKDSGNPTESTEGNKEVASTKEIARKNSGNPIESADGNKEVASTKEIASQNPTESAARNKDDVKSTEENDFENYIMEQLEDENVETIALEGEAGVGKTWKARKSNDFIINSENHFYGNLWISMNKEHDKRFLYDVLAHQLSVQASTDDYQEGNDEKKSEELVRKITNMLVERKSKESEVLEITKMLREMELKKMEELVSEIPKKLRGIESNNLEVLVITKMVREMESKKTEELKRKITQKLGEMEEKKLWEMAKKKKSGGSDRLSDNKVFQSNDRLEDQKPKTEKSIKSVWKKKEKNKTVGLPINEKSGGHISSSKEKLFLLVILDDIRSDSTYEEGTRAELETLLPKESRPKFLVTRRRDTVSKDEKILKNGELIIDIEPLREKESGTLFKKLLKTSILHEESFVASIEKIAQKSNGLPIAVVKLVVEALNLSGANDLELLKLENALKQIANYKEADKCTSSLLRLAIHMLHGSDHGSCSTPGNDTLVNCYWHSWEFISRHGAIDYNVLIFSWILEGYFGSADHIKQSYEEGHRVLMKLIGCGLLKMLEDNLIMMEELVLSIPDCRRDGYEQRSVLGLARVLDESIWKGFGTLAPSDYMIKTPKRGPKKDKYISTLLIHGSSLCREDLDLYFEEKLGLQNLAIFNPRFDSIPRLLSKMEELCVLILRGCDQLQEIDAIQNLKSLTVLEISDANFLEKKEKITGDLFKEMTNLQTLNLCAVSIKMLPSSLSNLKQLRWLILRRCPFLESLPNLKELTNLEVLDLSGSTSLLNITDKTFSHLKKIQFLDFSHTSIKRLPFLCNLGNLENLTQLLLRNCKLNRLPSFKALPALQCIDISASNSNMLKDIKEDFFENKDKLKILHLSKTEISRLPSNFGNFPNLELLDLSDSSKLVTIPENAFKNMGCLRHLNLSNTKLESLPKISNLVNLRQLFLENCALHKLPKMEGVTRLEELHLSNASSLVEIEDQSFDYLSHIYLLDFSHTKIKTLPSLAKLNNLRSLNLSGTRLTFPCISSLTNLTQLSLRGCSISDQSEPNFGEHKKLEVLDLSEITGITSLSTLNNLTSLRELKLRGCSKLEQLQHLESLAHLEVLDLWETGIKQFPKEICKLTQLKHLDLPKGIMGIQESDLQKMEPEFHFYVFPEQGKAGDIHWHKVDPNFRRIYFNTLSLPGECRQFLEIIGSIEVKDVLKKAAYISLIGNKFITRLSDLGVENVDAMKGCWLQRCPEMETLCLEEEIEDKTVGNLEILWVSNLPKLKDLCSGIQPAGGGFKNLTEMYLDCCPLIKSVFHSSQFPEKLKILQIKFCEDLEILFEPNTLDKAGNLEILRASNLPKLKDLCSGIHTAGGGFKNLTEMYLDCCPLIKYVFHSSQFPEKLKILRIKFCKDLKRLFEQNNVLDADKKWSLQKLHLVELPKLTEMGVPESKKIRDVFPSLEAITVKECPMLEIMSEKIKEANCNNVEEDWNIQL from the exons ATGGCCGATCAGCAGTCTGCAGAGCGAAGTAATGAAACCAAGTCTAAAG AAATTGCCACGAAAGATAGCGGACATCCAACAGAGTCAGCTGAAGGAAACAAGGAGGTCGCATCCACAAAAG AAATTGCCAGGAAAGATAGCGGAAATCCAACAGAGTCAGCTGAAGGAAACAAGGAGGTCGCATCCACAAAAG AAATTGCCAGGAAATATAGCAGAAATCCAACAGAGTTAGCTGAAGGAAACAAGGAGGTCGCATCCACAAAAG AAATTGCCAGGAAAGATAGCGGAAATCCAACAGAGTCAGCTGAAGGAAACAAGGAGGTCGCATCCACAAAAG AAATTTCCAGGAAAGATAGCATAAATCCAAGAGAGTTAGCTAAAGGAAACAAGGAGGTCGCATCCACAAAAG AAATTGCCAGGAAAGATAGCGGAAATCCAACAGAGTTAGCTGAAGGAAACAAGGAGGTCACATCCACAAAAG AAATTGCCAGGAAAGATAGCGGAAATCCAACAGAGTTAGCTGAAGGAAACAAGGAGGTCGCATCCACAAAAG GTCATCAACTTTTACCAAGAGAATTTGTTACAGAGTTAGCTGAAGGAAACAAGGAGGTCGCATCCACAAAAG AAATTGCCAGGAAAGATAGCGGAAATCCAACAGAGTCAACTGAAGGAAACAAGGAGGTCGCATCCACAAAAG AAATTGCCAGGAAAAATAGCGGAAATCCAATAGAGTCAGCTGATGGAAACAAGGAGGTCGCATCTACAAAAG AAATTGCTAGCCAAAATCCAACAGAGTCAGCTGCAAGAAACAAGGACGACGTCAAATCCACGGAAG aaAACGATTTCGAGAATTATATAATGGAGCAGTTGGAGGACGAAAATGTGGAAACCATTGCCCTGGAGGGGGAAGCAGGAGTAGGGAAAACATGGAAGGCTAGAAAAAGCAATGATTTTATCATCAATTCTGAGAACCACTTCTATGGAAATCTTTGGATATCTATGAACAAAGAGCACGACAAAAGGTTCCTTTATGATGTCCTTGCCCATCAGTTGTCCGTACAAGCAAGTACCGATGATTATCAAGAAGGTAATGACGAAAAGAAATCGGAAGAGTTAGTAAGGAAGATAACAAATATGCTCGTGGAAAGGAAAAGCAAGGAATCGGAAGTGTTGGAGATAACTAAGATGCTCAGGGAAATGGAACTCAAGAAAATGGAAGAGTTGGTAAGCGAGATACCTAAGAAGCTCAGGGGAATAGAAAGCAACAACTTGGAAGTGTTGGTGATAACTAAGATGGTCAGGGAAATGGAGAGCAAGAAAACGGAAGAGTTGAAAAGGAAGATAACTCAGAAGCTCGGAGAAATGGAAGAGAAGAAACTCTGGGAGAtggcaaaaaaaaagaaatccggAGGATCAGATAGACTTTCTGATAACAAAGTATTTCAGAGTAATGATCGACTGGAAGATCAGAAGCCGAAAACTGAGAAGTCAATTAAAAGTGTctggaaaaagaaggaaaaaaataagactGTTGGGTTACCGATTAATGAGAAGTCTGGAGGACATATATCATCTTCTAAAGAAAAActatttcttttagtaattctGGATGATATTCGTAGTGACAGTACTTATGAAGAGGGAACTAGGGCTGAATTGGAAACGTTGCTGCCAAAGGAATCTAGGCCCAAGTTTTTAGTCACAAGAAGAAGGGACACAGTGAGCAAGGACGAGAAAATATTGAAGAATGGGGAACTGATCATTGATATTGAGCCCTTGCGAGAAAAAGAGTCAGGGACTCTATTTAAGAAACTTCTCAAAACTTCAATTCTCCATGAGGAAAGTTTTGTAGCAAGCATTGAGAAAATTGCCCAAAAGAGCAATGGTTTGCCAATTGCAGTAGTCAAACTGGTAGTAGAAGCCTTAAATCTATCAGGAGCAAATGATCTAGAGCTTTTGAAATTGGAAAATGCTCTGAAACAAATAGCTAATTATAAGGAAGCAGATAAATGCACAAGTTCGCTCTTGCGCTTAGCAATTCACATGTTGCATGGAAGTGATCATGGATCTTGCAGTACCCCAGGAAACGACACTTTGGTCAATTGCTATTGGCATAGCTGGGAATTCATAAGCAGACATGGTGCAATAGATTACAATGTGTTGATATTCAGCTGGATATTGGAAGGATATTTCGGTTCTGCCGATCATATTAAGCAGTCATATGAAGAAGGGCATCGTGTGTTGATGAAACTAATAGGATGTGGGTTGCTGAAAATGCTAGAAGATAATCTTATTATGATGGAAGAATTGGTTCTTTCCATTCCTGATTGTCGTCGTGATGGATATGAGCAGAGATCAGTCCTGGGATTAGCTCGTGTTCTTGACGAAAGCATTTGGAAAGGATTTGGGACACTTGCACCTTCAGATTATATGATAAAGACACCAAAAAGAGGcccaaaaaaagataaatatatttcCACTCTCCTCATTCATGGAAGTAGTCTCTGCAGGGAAGACCTAGATTTATACTTCGAGGAGAAGCTAGGACTCCAAAATCTTGCCATTTTCAATCCCAGGTTCGATTCAATCCCTCGATTATTGTCTAAAATGGAAGAGCTTTGTGTGTTGATTCTCAGAGGTTGTGATCAATTGCAAGAGATCGATGCCATCCAAAACCTGAAATCACTGACAGTTCTGGAGATATCCGATGCTAACTtcttagaaaagaaagaaaagatcaCTGGCGATCTTTTTAAGGAAATGACTAATCTTCAGACCCTTAACTTGTGTGCAGTCTCCATCAAAATGCTTCCTTCCTCTCTTTCTAACCTGAAACAACTACGTTGGCTCATCCTTAGGAGGTGCCCTTTTTTGGAAAGCTTGCCAAATCTAAAAGAACTTACAAATCTCGAGGTGCTTGATCTTTCTGGTTCTACATCTTTGCTAAATATTACAGACAAAACCTTCTCCCATCTCAAGAAAATCCAATTCCTTGATTTTTCCCATACCTCAATTAAAAGACTTCCATTCCTTTGCAACCTTGGCAACCTTGAAAATCTCACTCAACTCTTGTTGCGCAACTGTAAGTTAAATAGATTGCCTTCCTTTAAAGCCTTACCTGCTCTTCAGTGTATTGATATCTCAGCTTCTAATTCTAATATGTTAAAGGATATCAAAGAAGACTTTTTTGAAAATAAGGATAAACTCAAGATCCTTCATTTGTCCAAGACTGAAATCAGCCGTTTGCCTTCCAATTTTGGCAACTTTCCAAATCTTGAGCTGCTTGATCTTTCTGATTCCTCCAAATTGGTTACAATCCCAGAAAATGCCTTCAAAAACATGGGTTGCCTCCGTCATCTCAACCTCTCAAACACAAAACTTGAAAGTCTACCAAAAATATCCAACCTTGTTAACCTTCGACAGCTCTTTCTTGAGAATTGTGCACTACATAAATTACCAAAAATGGAAGGAGTTACAAGACTTGAGGAGCTTCATCTTTCTAATGCTTCTAGTCTAGTTGAGATTGAAGATCAATCATTTGATTATCTGAGCCATATTTATCTTCTTGATTTCTCACAtaccaaaattaaaactctaCCATCACTGGCCAAGCTCAATAACCTTCGTTCTCTCAACCTTTCGGGAACAAGACTTACATTTCCTTGCATTTCCAGTCTCACCAACCTCACTCAGCTTTCACTTCGAGGTTGTTCAATCTCAGATCAATCAGAGCCAAATTTTGGAGAACATAAAAAGCTCGAGGTTTTGGATCTATCAGAGATCACAGGAATCACGTCTCTATCAACATTGAACAATCTTACCAGTCTTCGGGAGCTCAAGTTGAGAGGGTGTTCGAAGTTGGAGCAGCTTCAACATTTGGAATCGCTTGCTCATTTAGAGGTTCTTGATTTGTGGGAGACGGGAATCAAGCAATTTCCCAAAGAGATTTGTAAGTTGACTCAGTTGAAGCACCTAGATCTGCCAAAGGGTATAATGGGTATTCAAGAATCTGACTTGCAGAAGATGGAGCCCGAATTTCACTTTTATGTTTTCCCTGAGCAAGGCAAAGCTGGGGACATCCATTGGCACAAAGTTGATCCTAACTTCAGAAGAATTTACTTCAACACTCTATCTTTACCTGGGGAGTGTCGCCAGTTTTTGGAAATCATTGGGTCTATTGAGGTTAAGGATGTCCTCAAGAAAGCTGCATATATATCTTTGATTGGAAATAAGTTCATCACACGATTATCAGATCTTGGTGTGGAAAATGTGGATGCAATGAAAGGTTGTTGGCTACAGAGGTGCCCGGAAATGGAGACATTATGTttggaagaagaaatagaagacaAAACGGTGGGAAATCTAGAGATTTTGTGGGTATCAAACCTTCCCAAATTGAAGGATTTATGCAGCGGGATACAGCCAGCAGGTGGGGGCTTTAAAAATCTAACAGAAATGTATCTAGATTGTTGCCCATTGATTAAATCTGTCTTTCATTCTTCCCAATTCCCGGAAAAGCTTAAGatcctccaaatcaaattctgtGAGGATTTAGAAATACTGTTTGAGCCGAATACCTTGGATAAAGCTGGAAATCTAGAGATTTTGCGGGCATCAAACCTTCCCAAATTGAAGGATTTATGCAGCGGGATACATACAGCAGGTGGGGGCTTTAAAAATCTAACAGAAATGTATCTAGATTGTTGCCCATTGATTAAATATGTCTTTCATTCATCCCAATTCCCGGAAAAGCTTAAGATCCTCCGGATCAAATTCTGTAAGGATTTAAAAAGACTATTCGAGCAGAATAATGTCTTGGACGCTGATAAAAAATGGAGTTTACAGAAATTGCATTTGGTGGAACTGCCCAAGTTGACTGAGATGGGGGTGCCAGAGTCGAAGAAGATTCGTGATGTATTTCCATCACTAGAAGCAATCACAGTGAAGGAATGCCCAATGCTGGAGATCATGTCGGAAAAAATAAAGGAGGCAAATTGTAACAACGTTGAAGAAGATTG gAATATACAACTATAA
- the LOC122290448 gene encoding putative disease resistance protein At4g19050 isoform X14 encodes MADQQSAERSNETKSKEIATKDSGHPTESAEGNKEVASTKEIARKDSGNPTESAEGNKEVASTKEIARKYSRNPTELAEGNKEVASTKEIARKDSGNPTESAEGNKEVASTKEISRKDSINPRELAKGNKEVASTKEIARKDSGNPTELAEGNKEVASTKGHQLLPREFVTELAEGNKEVASTKEIARKDSGNPTESTEGNKEVASTKEIARKNSGNPIESADGNKEVASTKEIASQNPTESAARNKDDVKSTEENDFENYIMEQLEDENVETIALEGEAGVGKTWKARKSNDFIINSENHFYGNLWISMNKEHDKRFLYDVLAHQLSVQASTDDYQEGNDEKKSEELVRKITNMLVERKSKESEVLEITKMLREMELKKMEELVSEIPKKLRGIESNNLEVLVITKMVREMESKKTEELKRKITQKLGEMEEKKLWEMAKKKKSGGSDRLSDNKVFQSNDRLEDQKPKTEKSIKSVWKKKEKNKTVGLPINEKSGGHISSSKEKLFLLVILDDIRSDSTYEEGTRAELETLLPKESRPKFLVTRRRDTVSKDEKILKNGELIIDIEPLREKESGTLFKKLLKTSILHEESFVASIEKIAQKSNGLPIAVVKLVVEALNLSGANDLELLKLENALKQIANYKEADKCTSSLLRLAIHMLHGSDHGSCSTPGNDTLVNCYWHSWEFISRHGAIDYNVLIFSWILEGYFGSADHIKQSYEEGHRVLMKLIGCGLLKMLEDNLIMMEELVLSIPDCRRDGYEQRSVLGLARVLDESIWKGFGTLAPSDYMIKTPKRGPKKDKYISTLLIHGSSLCREDLDLYFEEKLGLQNLAIFNPRFDSIPRLLSKMEELCVLILRGCDQLQEIDAIQNLKSLTVLEISDANFLEKKEKITGDLFKEMTNLQTLNLCAVSIKMLPSSLSNLKQLRWLILRRCPFLESLPNLKELTNLEVLDLSGSTSLLNITDKTFSHLKKIQFLDFSHTSIKRLPFLCNLGNLENLTQLLLRNCKLNRLPSFKALPALQCIDISASNSNMLKDIKEDFFENKDKLKILHLSKTEISRLPSNFGNFPNLELLDLSDSSKLVTIPENAFKNMGCLRHLNLSNTKLESLPKISNLVNLRQLFLENCALHKLPKMEGVTRLEELHLSNASSLVEIEDQSFDYLSHIYLLDFSHTKIKTLPSLAKLNNLRSLNLSGTRLTFPCISSLTNLTQLSLRGCSISDQSEPNFGEHKKLEVLDLSEITGITSLSTLNNLTSLRELKLRGCSKLEQLQHLESLAHLEVLDLWETGIKQFPKEICKLTQLKHLDLPKGIMGIQESDLQKMEPEFHFYVFPEQGKAGDIHWHKVDPNFRRIYFNTLSLPGECRQFLEIIGSIEVKDVLKKAAYISLIGNKFITRLSDLGVENVDAMKGCWLQRCPEMETLCLEEEIEDKTVGNLEILWVSNLPKLKDLCSGIQPAGGGFKNLTEMYLDCCPLIKSVFHSSQFPEKLKILQIKFCEDLEILFEPNTLDKAGNLEILRASNLPKLKDLCSGIHTAGGGFKNLTEMYLDCCPLIKYVFHSSQFPEKLKILRIKFCKDLKRLFEQNNVLDADKKWSLQKLHLVELPKLTEMGVPESKKIRDVFPSLEAITVKECPMLEIMSEKIKEANCNNVEEDWNIQL; translated from the exons ATGGCCGATCAGCAGTCTGCAGAGCGAAGTAATGAAACCAAGTCTAAAG AAATTGCCACGAAAGATAGCGGACATCCAACAGAGTCAGCTGAAGGAAACAAGGAGGTCGCATCCACAAAAG AAATTGCCAGGAAAGATAGCGGAAATCCAACAGAGTCAGCTGAAGGAAACAAGGAGGTCGCATCCACAAAAG AAATTGCCAGGAAATATAGCAGAAATCCAACAGAGTTAGCTGAAGGAAACAAGGAGGTCGCATCCACAAAAG AAATTGCCAGGAAAGATAGCGGAAATCCAACAGAGTCAGCTGAAGGAAACAAGGAGGTCGCATCCACAAAAG AAATTTCCAGGAAAGATAGCATAAATCCAAGAGAGTTAGCTAAAGGAAACAAGGAGGTCGCATCCACAAAAG AAATTGCCAGGAAAGATAGCGGAAATCCAACAGAGTTAGCTGAAGGAAACAAGGAGGTCGCATCCACAAAAG GTCATCAACTTTTACCAAGAGAATTTGTTACAGAGTTAGCTGAAGGAAACAAGGAGGTCGCATCCACAAAAG AAATTGCCAGGAAAGATAGCGGAAATCCAACAGAGTCAACTGAAGGAAACAAGGAGGTCGCATCCACAAAAG AAATTGCCAGGAAAAATAGCGGAAATCCAATAGAGTCAGCTGATGGAAACAAGGAGGTCGCATCTACAAAAG AAATTGCTAGCCAAAATCCAACAGAGTCAGCTGCAAGAAACAAGGACGACGTCAAATCCACGGAAG aaAACGATTTCGAGAATTATATAATGGAGCAGTTGGAGGACGAAAATGTGGAAACCATTGCCCTGGAGGGGGAAGCAGGAGTAGGGAAAACATGGAAGGCTAGAAAAAGCAATGATTTTATCATCAATTCTGAGAACCACTTCTATGGAAATCTTTGGATATCTATGAACAAAGAGCACGACAAAAGGTTCCTTTATGATGTCCTTGCCCATCAGTTGTCCGTACAAGCAAGTACCGATGATTATCAAGAAGGTAATGACGAAAAGAAATCGGAAGAGTTAGTAAGGAAGATAACAAATATGCTCGTGGAAAGGAAAAGCAAGGAATCGGAAGTGTTGGAGATAACTAAGATGCTCAGGGAAATGGAACTCAAGAAAATGGAAGAGTTGGTAAGCGAGATACCTAAGAAGCTCAGGGGAATAGAAAGCAACAACTTGGAAGTGTTGGTGATAACTAAGATGGTCAGGGAAATGGAGAGCAAGAAAACGGAAGAGTTGAAAAGGAAGATAACTCAGAAGCTCGGAGAAATGGAAGAGAAGAAACTCTGGGAGAtggcaaaaaaaaagaaatccggAGGATCAGATAGACTTTCTGATAACAAAGTATTTCAGAGTAATGATCGACTGGAAGATCAGAAGCCGAAAACTGAGAAGTCAATTAAAAGTGTctggaaaaagaaggaaaaaaataagactGTTGGGTTACCGATTAATGAGAAGTCTGGAGGACATATATCATCTTCTAAAGAAAAActatttcttttagtaattctGGATGATATTCGTAGTGACAGTACTTATGAAGAGGGAACTAGGGCTGAATTGGAAACGTTGCTGCCAAAGGAATCTAGGCCCAAGTTTTTAGTCACAAGAAGAAGGGACACAGTGAGCAAGGACGAGAAAATATTGAAGAATGGGGAACTGATCATTGATATTGAGCCCTTGCGAGAAAAAGAGTCAGGGACTCTATTTAAGAAACTTCTCAAAACTTCAATTCTCCATGAGGAAAGTTTTGTAGCAAGCATTGAGAAAATTGCCCAAAAGAGCAATGGTTTGCCAATTGCAGTAGTCAAACTGGTAGTAGAAGCCTTAAATCTATCAGGAGCAAATGATCTAGAGCTTTTGAAATTGGAAAATGCTCTGAAACAAATAGCTAATTATAAGGAAGCAGATAAATGCACAAGTTCGCTCTTGCGCTTAGCAATTCACATGTTGCATGGAAGTGATCATGGATCTTGCAGTACCCCAGGAAACGACACTTTGGTCAATTGCTATTGGCATAGCTGGGAATTCATAAGCAGACATGGTGCAATAGATTACAATGTGTTGATATTCAGCTGGATATTGGAAGGATATTTCGGTTCTGCCGATCATATTAAGCAGTCATATGAAGAAGGGCATCGTGTGTTGATGAAACTAATAGGATGTGGGTTGCTGAAAATGCTAGAAGATAATCTTATTATGATGGAAGAATTGGTTCTTTCCATTCCTGATTGTCGTCGTGATGGATATGAGCAGAGATCAGTCCTGGGATTAGCTCGTGTTCTTGACGAAAGCATTTGGAAAGGATTTGGGACACTTGCACCTTCAGATTATATGATAAAGACACCAAAAAGAGGcccaaaaaaagataaatatatttcCACTCTCCTCATTCATGGAAGTAGTCTCTGCAGGGAAGACCTAGATTTATACTTCGAGGAGAAGCTAGGACTCCAAAATCTTGCCATTTTCAATCCCAGGTTCGATTCAATCCCTCGATTATTGTCTAAAATGGAAGAGCTTTGTGTGTTGATTCTCAGAGGTTGTGATCAATTGCAAGAGATCGATGCCATCCAAAACCTGAAATCACTGACAGTTCTGGAGATATCCGATGCTAACTtcttagaaaagaaagaaaagatcaCTGGCGATCTTTTTAAGGAAATGACTAATCTTCAGACCCTTAACTTGTGTGCAGTCTCCATCAAAATGCTTCCTTCCTCTCTTTCTAACCTGAAACAACTACGTTGGCTCATCCTTAGGAGGTGCCCTTTTTTGGAAAGCTTGCCAAATCTAAAAGAACTTACAAATCTCGAGGTGCTTGATCTTTCTGGTTCTACATCTTTGCTAAATATTACAGACAAAACCTTCTCCCATCTCAAGAAAATCCAATTCCTTGATTTTTCCCATACCTCAATTAAAAGACTTCCATTCCTTTGCAACCTTGGCAACCTTGAAAATCTCACTCAACTCTTGTTGCGCAACTGTAAGTTAAATAGATTGCCTTCCTTTAAAGCCTTACCTGCTCTTCAGTGTATTGATATCTCAGCTTCTAATTCTAATATGTTAAAGGATATCAAAGAAGACTTTTTTGAAAATAAGGATAAACTCAAGATCCTTCATTTGTCCAAGACTGAAATCAGCCGTTTGCCTTCCAATTTTGGCAACTTTCCAAATCTTGAGCTGCTTGATCTTTCTGATTCCTCCAAATTGGTTACAATCCCAGAAAATGCCTTCAAAAACATGGGTTGCCTCCGTCATCTCAACCTCTCAAACACAAAACTTGAAAGTCTACCAAAAATATCCAACCTTGTTAACCTTCGACAGCTCTTTCTTGAGAATTGTGCACTACATAAATTACCAAAAATGGAAGGAGTTACAAGACTTGAGGAGCTTCATCTTTCTAATGCTTCTAGTCTAGTTGAGATTGAAGATCAATCATTTGATTATCTGAGCCATATTTATCTTCTTGATTTCTCACAtaccaaaattaaaactctaCCATCACTGGCCAAGCTCAATAACCTTCGTTCTCTCAACCTTTCGGGAACAAGACTTACATTTCCTTGCATTTCCAGTCTCACCAACCTCACTCAGCTTTCACTTCGAGGTTGTTCAATCTCAGATCAATCAGAGCCAAATTTTGGAGAACATAAAAAGCTCGAGGTTTTGGATCTATCAGAGATCACAGGAATCACGTCTCTATCAACATTGAACAATCTTACCAGTCTTCGGGAGCTCAAGTTGAGAGGGTGTTCGAAGTTGGAGCAGCTTCAACATTTGGAATCGCTTGCTCATTTAGAGGTTCTTGATTTGTGGGAGACGGGAATCAAGCAATTTCCCAAAGAGATTTGTAAGTTGACTCAGTTGAAGCACCTAGATCTGCCAAAGGGTATAATGGGTATTCAAGAATCTGACTTGCAGAAGATGGAGCCCGAATTTCACTTTTATGTTTTCCCTGAGCAAGGCAAAGCTGGGGACATCCATTGGCACAAAGTTGATCCTAACTTCAGAAGAATTTACTTCAACACTCTATCTTTACCTGGGGAGTGTCGCCAGTTTTTGGAAATCATTGGGTCTATTGAGGTTAAGGATGTCCTCAAGAAAGCTGCATATATATCTTTGATTGGAAATAAGTTCATCACACGATTATCAGATCTTGGTGTGGAAAATGTGGATGCAATGAAAGGTTGTTGGCTACAGAGGTGCCCGGAAATGGAGACATTATGTttggaagaagaaatagaagacaAAACGGTGGGAAATCTAGAGATTTTGTGGGTATCAAACCTTCCCAAATTGAAGGATTTATGCAGCGGGATACAGCCAGCAGGTGGGGGCTTTAAAAATCTAACAGAAATGTATCTAGATTGTTGCCCATTGATTAAATCTGTCTTTCATTCTTCCCAATTCCCGGAAAAGCTTAAGatcctccaaatcaaattctgtGAGGATTTAGAAATACTGTTTGAGCCGAATACCTTGGATAAAGCTGGAAATCTAGAGATTTTGCGGGCATCAAACCTTCCCAAATTGAAGGATTTATGCAGCGGGATACATACAGCAGGTGGGGGCTTTAAAAATCTAACAGAAATGTATCTAGATTGTTGCCCATTGATTAAATATGTCTTTCATTCATCCCAATTCCCGGAAAAGCTTAAGATCCTCCGGATCAAATTCTGTAAGGATTTAAAAAGACTATTCGAGCAGAATAATGTCTTGGACGCTGATAAAAAATGGAGTTTACAGAAATTGCATTTGGTGGAACTGCCCAAGTTGACTGAGATGGGGGTGCCAGAGTCGAAGAAGATTCGTGATGTATTTCCATCACTAGAAGCAATCACAGTGAAGGAATGCCCAATGCTGGAGATCATGTCGGAAAAAATAAAGGAGGCAAATTGTAACAACGTTGAAGAAGATTG gAATATACAACTATAA